TAGCATGTCATCGGCGGTGGTAATGACCTTGCTGTTGGTTTCATAGGCCCTTTGGGCGGTAATCATATTGACCATTTCATCCACCACACTGACATTGGACATTTCTAAAAAGCCCTGGGCCAGCGTACCAAAACCATTGTCGCCGGGCGTGCCAATAATTTCATCTCCAGAGCCATTGGTCGGCGAGTACAGGTTTTTTCCCAGACTTCTCAATCCGGCCGGATTAACGAAGCGCGCCAACTGAACGGTACCGATTTCGGTTGGGGTCGCATCACCCGCCTGAATGACGGAAACGGTACCATCCAGGCCCACTGAAATCGAGATGGTGTCAGTGGGCACTGTCATTTCCGGAATCAACGGGAATCCGTCCGGATTGACGATGCGACCATCGGCATCCAGCTTGAATTCGCCGGATCGCGAGTACCCGGTGTCACCGTCTGGCAGTTCAATTTGGAAAAACCCATCCCCTTCAATGGCCCAATCGAGCTCATTGCCGGTGTTCTGGAAGTCGCCCTGGCCAAACATCTTCTGCACGGCTGCAGGACGGGTACCATGCCCCAGCTGAATACCGGTCGGCACTGTGGTATCAGCCGAAGAAGCTGCTCCGGCAGGTCGCAGACTCTCATATAGGAGATCCTGAAATTCAGCTCGGCTCTTTTTGAAACCGGATGTATTGACATTGGCCAAGTTATTGGCAATGACATCTATATTCAGCTCTTGGGCTTGCATGCCGGTGGCTGATGTCCACAAACTGCGTATC
Above is a window of Desulfobacterales bacterium DNA encoding:
- the flgG gene encoding flagellar basal-body rod protein FlgG; this encodes MIRSLWTSATGMQAQELNIDVIANNLANVNTSGFKKSRAEFQDLLYESLRPAGAASSADTTVPTGIQLGHGTRPAAVQKMFGQGDFQNTGNELDWAIEGDGFFQIELPDGDTGYSRSGEFKLDADGRIVNPDGFPLIPEMTVPTDTISISVGLDGTVSVIQAGDATPTEIGTVQLARFVNPAGLRSLGKNLYSPTNGSGDEIIGTPGDNGFGTLAQGFLEMSNVSVVDEMVNMITAQRAYETNSKVITTADDMLQLANNLKR